CTGGCCGTGGGGTCAGCCGGCTACGCGGGTGAGGCGGGCGGAGAGGTGGGGGCTGAGGGGGTGGCCCACGGCGGCCATTTCCTGGGCGTAGAGGAGGGCGCCCTCGACGATGCCGAAGAGGCGGGCACCGGCGGTGACCTCCTTGGCGGTGGCGGTCCGGACCACCGCGTCGGTGGCGAACTCGATCTGCGTGCCCTTGCGCTTGCCGATGTGCAGCTCCATCACACCGGTCGGCACGGTCATCAGCGCCTCGATCTCGTCGGTGACCCGGTCACCGTCCATCACCGGGCGCCACCAGCCGACCTCACGCCCGGCCGGGCGCACCGGCCGACTCTGCTCGTCCAGGATCCAGGCCCGGGACTCGTAGAACAGGAACGGCCGGCCGTCGTGGCTGATCCGGATCTTCTGCGCGAAGTCGAAGTCCTCGATGCTGGGGAAACCGCCCCGCCCGCGCCCCCGCCACACCCCGATGTACGGCAGCAGGCCGTCCAGGCTCGGGTGCAGCTTCGGGCCGACACGCAGGTCGTGGCTCTCCTCGTACGGGTACTCCTCGACCGGCGGCGCGTTCAGCCATGGCGGCTGAAGCGGGTTCTCGCTCACCGGGCCACCTTCGTTCGCGACTGCGGGGCTCGCAAACCCGGCTCACTCCTCGCGCTCACGGGGCCACCTTCGTTCGCGACTGCGGGGCTCGCAAACCCGGCTCACTCCTCGCGCTCACGGGGCCACCTTCGTTCGCGACTGCGGGGCTCGCAAACCCGGCTCACTCCTCGCGCTCACCGGGCCACCTTCGTTCGCGACTGCGGGGCTCGCAAACCCGGCTCACTCCTCGCGCTCACCATTTTCCTCTCGAGATGCGTACGGCCAGATAGACCAGGCCACCGGCGAGCGCGCCCAGGCCGGCGACCAGCAGGCTGACGAACCCGATCTCGGTAACCATCCCGGCCATCCTATGCTGGGCCCCATGGCCCGCTCACTCGTCGTCAAGGTCACCGCCGGCGCGGACGCACCGGAGCGCTGCGCCCAGGCGTTCACCGTCGCGGCGACCGCCGTAGCGGCCGGGGTGGACGTGTCGCTCTGGCTGACCGGTGAGTCGACCTGGTTCGCGCTGCCGGGCCGGGCGCAGGAGTTCGAGCTGCCGCACTCCGCGCCGCTGCCGGAACTGCTGCACGTGATCCTCACCGCCGGGCGGGTGACGGCCTGCACCCAGTGCGCCGCCCGACGGGACATCGGGCCCGAGGACGTGATCCCGGGCGTACGGATCGCCGGGGCGGCGGTCTTCGTCGAGGAAGCGCTGGCCGAGGGCGCGCAGGCCCTGGTCTACTGACCTCCACCCCGCCCGGCCGTCCCTTTCGGGCGGACTGCGGATACCGGCCCGACATGTCCGGCCACTGCCTACGATTCGGTTGTGGGCGAGGCGATCGAGCGGTTCTTCGCGGCACTGCCGGCGCGGGCCCAGGCCGCGGGATGCGGCCCGGTCAGCGGCACGCTCCAGGTCAACCTGACCACCGGCAACCGCACCGAACACTGGCTCGTCGAGCTGCGCCCCCGGTCGGCCCGGGTCAGCCGGGGCCAGGGGAGAGCCGACGCCACCTGGTACGGCAGCCACGACCTCTTCGAACGGCTGATCACCGGTCGCGAGGCCGGCCTGGCCGCGATGATCCGCAACGAGAGCACCTTCACCGGAAAGGTGGCGCTCTTCCTCGCCTTCCGGCGCTTCTTCCCGGCCCCGCCCGGCACCCGGGACCCCCGGGAGACCGCCCGAGAGCAAGCCGGCCGGCCCTGATGAAGGAACGGGTGAGCATCCTCGACGGCAACACCTTCCTGGTCTCCGACCGGCGCGGCGACATCGAACCGTCCTACGACTTCCCGACCGGGCTCTTCTCCTTCGACACCCGGTTCCTCTCCACCTGGCTGCTCACCCTCAACGGGCAACGGCTGCACGCCCTCTCCATCGACGACGCCGAGTCGTACCGGACCCGGTTCTTCCTGGTCCCCGGCGAACCGACGCACTACCTCGACGCCCAGGTGTCGGTGATCCGCAGCCGCTCGATCGGCGGCAGCTTCTCCGAGGAGCTGACCGTGCTGAACCACTCGGCGCAGGAGGTCGGCTTCACGCTCCGGGTCGACATGGGCGCCGACTTCGCCGACCTGTTCGAGATCAAGCACCAGCAGCAGAAGAAGGGACACGCCACGCCGACCGTCGGTGCCGGCGAACTCCGGATCAGCTATCAGCGGGAGGCGTTCCGCCGGGAGGCGGTGATCAGCACCTCCGCCCCGGGCGAGATCGACGACCACGGCATGACGTTCCGGATCCGGGTCGCCCCGCACGGCGAGTGGACCACCCGGCTGCACGTCGCCACCGTCATCTACGGCGCCCGGGGCGAGGACATCCGGGCCACCCTGCCGCTCGGCGGCCACCGCTCGGCCGGCGCGATCCGTACCGAGCAGGACGAGCTGATCGATCGGGCGCCGAAGCTGGGCTGCGACTGCCAGCCGCTGGCCGGGGCGTACCGGCGCAGCCTCAACGACCTCGCGGCGCTCCGGTACGAGTCGATCACCCTGGGCGTACGGCTGCTCGCCGCCGGTCTGCCCTGGTTCATGACCCTCTTCGGCCGGGACAGCATGCTCACCTCGTTGCAGGTGCTGCCCTTCCTGCCCGAACTGGTCCCGCCCACCATCCTGGTGCTGGCCGGTCTGCAGGGCAGCCGGCTGGACGACTTCCGGGACGAGGAGCCGGGCAAGATCCTGCACGAGCTCCGGTACGGCGAGACGTCCGGTTTCGAGGAGCAGCCGCACTCCCCGTACTACGGTTCGGCGGACTCCACCGCGCTCTTCGTCATCCTGCTCGACGAGTACGAGCGGTGGACCGGCGACGCCGACCTGGTCCGCCAGCTGGAGTTCCCGGTCCGGTCGGCGCTGGACTGGATCGACAGCTACGGCGACCTGCTCGGCACCGGCTACGTCTGGTACCGCACCCGCAACCCGGAGACCGGCCTGCAGAACCAGTGCTGGAAGGACTCCTGGGACGCCATCTCCTACCGCGACGGCCGGCTGCCCGGGTTCCCCCGCGCCACCTGCGAACTCCAGGGGTACGCCTACGACGCCAAGCTGCGCGGCGCCCGGCTGGCCCGGACCTTCTGGAACGACCCCGCGTACGCCGACCGGCTGGAACGGGAGGCCGCCGCGCTGAAGGAGCGGTTCAACCGGGACTTCTGGATCCCGGAGCGGGAGTACTACGCGCTGGCGCTGGACCCGGAGGGGCGGCACGTGGACGCCCTCTCCTCCAACGTCGGGCACCTGCTGTGGAGCGGGATCGTCGACGAATCCCGGGCCGGCCGGATCGCCGAACACCTGCTCGGTCCCCGGCTCTTCTCCGGCTGGGGGGTGCGGACCCTCGCCGACGACGAGGGGCGCTACAACCCGATCGGCTACCACGTCGGCACGGTCTGGCCGTTCGACAACTCGATCATCGCCTGGGGGCTGTGGAAGTACGGCTTCCGCGAGGAGGCCGGCCGGATCTGCGAGGCGATCCTGGACGCGTCCCAGTTCTTCGACGGGCGGCTACCGGAGGCGTTCGCCGGCTACGAGCGCGGCCTGACCGACTACCCGGTGCAGTACCCGACCGCGTGCAGCCCGCAGGCCTGGTCCGCCGGCACGCCGCTGTTGCTGCTGCGGGTGATGCTCGGTCTCGAACCGCAGGGCGAGCACCTGATCATCGACCCGGCCGTGCCCGACGGGATGGGCCGGGTGGAGCTGCTCGACATCCCCGGGCGCTGGGGTCGGGTGGACGCGCTGGGCCGCAGCCGCACCCCGCACGACCACCGGGGCGTCCACTGACGGCTCAGGCGGGGCAGCCGGTGGTGACGGTGACCCGGATCCGGCCGTCGAGCCGTTCGGCGATCACGGAGGTGTCGGCGGCGCGCCACGCGTACACCTCGGGGGTGTCCCGGACTCGGGCGGCGCTGCCGCGCGCCGACGCCAGGGCCTCGGCCAGCGACGGGCGGTCGGGTGCGGCGGCCGAGTCGGCGCGGGCGTGCGGGCGGTCCCGCCGCCCGGGCAGGTCACGGTGGAGACGTCCGGCGGGTCCACCGGCCCGCCCCAGGCGCGCAGCAGCCCGGTGGCCCGGTCGGACTCCGGGCCGCCCGCACCGGCCGGCACCGGGTAGCCGTCGCCGAGCGGCCGTGCAGCCGGTCCCGGCGGTCAGCTTCACCCGGTCCGCGCCGGTGGCGCGGCCTGCACCGTGACGAACTCACCGGCGTCGGCCCGCAGCACCGGCCCGTCGCCGGTGGTCTCGACCTCGGCCCGCCAGCTCGCCGGCAGCCGGTCGGCCACCCGCTGGAGCAGCCCTCGCGCGTCGTCACCGGGGAGCACCACCTCGACCGCGCGGGTCAGCGAGACACCGTCCTCCATCGGGGTGATCCGGCAGCCGGGGCGCAGGTCGCCCGGCAGGAGCCGGGCCGCGCCGCCGTCGCCGGCCGCCGCCAGCAGCTCGCCCACCGCGCGGTCGACCACCGGCCCGGACTGGGTCAGGCTGCGCTGCTCGCGTACGGTCGGCGGGTCGTCGCGGACGGAGAGCCAGGCCAGCACGGCGAGCAGCACCGCCCACAGCACGGTCGCGGCCACCAGCCAGCGCAACCACCGCCGGCCGGGCGCCGGCTGGTCGGGACCGGTCGGCGGGGCGTACCCCGCCTGGACAGCACCACTCACCGGGCCATCGTGTCACGCTGCGGCACGTCGCCACCGCCGGCCCGGGACTCCGGTACGGCGACGGGGCCAGCC
The Micromonospora sp. R77 DNA segment above includes these coding regions:
- a CDS encoding FABP family protein, giving the protein MSENPLQPPWLNAPPVEEYPYEESHDLRVGPKLHPSLDGLLPYIGVWRGRGRGGFPSIEDFDFAQKIRISHDGRPFLFYESRAWILDEQSRPVRPAGREVGWWRPVMDGDRVTDEIEALMTVPTGVMELHIGKRKGTQIEFATDAVVRTATAKEVTAGARLFGIVEGALLYAQEMAAVGHPLSPHLSARLTRVAG
- the mtfM gene encoding small membrane protein MtfM, giving the protein MVTEIGFVSLLVAGLGALAGGLVYLAVRISRGKW
- a CDS encoding DsrE family protein, which produces MLGPMARSLVVKVTAGADAPERCAQAFTVAATAVAAGVDVSLWLTGESTWFALPGRAQEFELPHSAPLPELLHVILTAGRVTACTQCAARRDIGPEDVIPGVRIAGAAVFVEEALAEGAQALVY
- a CDS encoding SCP2 sterol-binding domain-containing protein codes for the protein MGEAIERFFAALPARAQAAGCGPVSGTLQVNLTTGNRTEHWLVELRPRSARVSRGQGRADATWYGSHDLFERLITGREAGLAAMIRNESTFTGKVALFLAFRRFFPAPPGTRDPRETAREQAGRP
- a CDS encoding glycogen debranching N-terminal domain-containing protein, coding for MKERVSILDGNTFLVSDRRGDIEPSYDFPTGLFSFDTRFLSTWLLTLNGQRLHALSIDDAESYRTRFFLVPGEPTHYLDAQVSVIRSRSIGGSFSEELTVLNHSAQEVGFTLRVDMGADFADLFEIKHQQQKKGHATPTVGAGELRISYQREAFRREAVISTSAPGEIDDHGMTFRIRVAPHGEWTTRLHVATVIYGARGEDIRATLPLGGHRSAGAIRTEQDELIDRAPKLGCDCQPLAGAYRRSLNDLAALRYESITLGVRLLAAGLPWFMTLFGRDSMLTSLQVLPFLPELVPPTILVLAGLQGSRLDDFRDEEPGKILHELRYGETSGFEEQPHSPYYGSADSTALFVILLDEYERWTGDADLVRQLEFPVRSALDWIDSYGDLLGTGYVWYRTRNPETGLQNQCWKDSWDAISYRDGRLPGFPRATCELQGYAYDAKLRGARLARTFWNDPAYADRLEREAAALKERFNRDFWIPEREYYALALDPEGRHVDALSSNVGHLLWSGIVDESRAGRIAEHLLGPRLFSGWGVRTLADDEGRYNPIGYHVGTVWPFDNSIIAWGLWKYGFREEAGRICEAILDASQFFDGRLPEAFAGYERGLTDYPVQYPTACSPQAWSAGTPLLLLRVMLGLEPQGEHLIIDPAVPDGMGRVELLDIPGRWGRVDALGRSRTPHDHRGVH